In Opitutaceae bacterium TAV5, one genomic interval encodes:
- a CDS encoding sorbitol dehydrogenase, with protein MKALIVSTPGKLELRDIPAPRPGPHEALVRILACGVCATTDRELIKGRQPYHRDYPAVLGHEAIGQIVEIGARVRNFKPGDLVTRPAAIWPGTSRDGLFSAWGGLAEYGIVRDRLAMSADGDPSLLNDYTALRQQVVPAGTALPHAVLAISLAETASWFRHIPSVAGKTVCVAGTGIAGLGIVLWSLLAGAARIIALGRRDERLQLARDIGAATGINIRTTPDVSARLRELNDGRGADFYFDAVGEPGQVQTGLTLLAEGGTLAIYGATEGQRYAALDFSAGPGHVAILRPPAEEHLAWHGVCALLKRGLIPAEKLLTHAWPLEDYAEAYGDGSGVVKGWIKITQD; from the coding sequence ATGAAAGCACTCATCGTTTCCACTCCCGGGAAACTCGAACTGCGCGACATTCCCGCGCCCCGCCCCGGCCCTCACGAGGCCCTCGTGCGCATTCTCGCCTGCGGCGTGTGCGCCACCACCGATCGCGAACTCATCAAAGGCCGCCAACCCTACCATCGCGATTACCCCGCCGTGCTCGGCCACGAAGCCATCGGCCAGATCGTCGAAATCGGAGCCCGGGTCCGCAACTTCAAACCCGGTGATCTCGTCACCCGCCCCGCGGCCATCTGGCCCGGCACCTCGCGCGACGGACTTTTCAGCGCTTGGGGCGGGCTTGCCGAATACGGCATCGTGCGCGACCGCCTCGCCATGAGCGCCGACGGCGATCCCTCATTGCTCAACGACTACACCGCGCTGCGCCAGCAGGTCGTGCCCGCCGGCACCGCGCTCCCGCACGCCGTGCTCGCCATCTCGCTGGCCGAAACCGCGAGCTGGTTCCGGCACATTCCCTCCGTCGCCGGGAAAACCGTGTGTGTTGCCGGCACCGGCATCGCCGGCCTCGGCATCGTGCTCTGGAGCCTCCTCGCCGGCGCCGCTCGCATCATCGCCCTGGGCCGCCGCGATGAACGCCTGCAACTCGCCCGCGACATCGGCGCGGCCACCGGTATCAACATCAGAACGACACCCGACGTCTCCGCCCGCCTGCGCGAACTCAACGACGGACGCGGGGCCGATTTCTATTTCGATGCCGTCGGCGAACCCGGCCAGGTGCAAACCGGGCTGACCCTGCTGGCCGAGGGCGGCACGCTCGCGATCTATGGCGCGACGGAAGGCCAGCGTTACGCGGCGCTGGACTTCTCGGCCGGTCCCGGCCATGTCGCTATCCTGCGTCCTCCCGCGGAGGAGCACCTGGCCTGGCATGGGGTGTGCGCGTTGCTGAAACGCGGTCTGATTCCTGCCGAAAAGCTGCTGACGCACGCCTGGCCGCTCGAGGATTACGCCGAGGCCTACGGCGACGGTTCCGGCGTCGTGAAAGGCTGGATCAAAATCACGCAGGACTGA
- a CDS encoding glycoside hydrolase, with amino-acid sequence MQSSLLTSLSPESPAARLLSSAFLADPALQGGLDEIAQDHAHRFSADGDGVTVRFVLNPHRGSHISIRQEDPDQDIHVSCGYPVEAFRALGIIIGRLEAGETVSREETCAFDMLGVMLDVSRNGVLRPESVRKFIRHLALMGIRQLMLYTEDTYEIPGEPLFGYFRGRYTRDELRAIDDYAFLFGIEVIPCIQALGHLEQVLQWPVYRAMQDTAGVLLVGDATTDAFVEKMIAAAAAPFRSRRIHLGMDEAHGIGSGNYRVRNGLRSPFEILTDHLRRTGETCRRLGLRPMIWSDMFFRLGSRTNDYYDRDSVIAPETIARVPADVDLVYWDYYHTDPAFYGEWIARHRAMGKEPVFAGGIWTWNRPWPQLPHSLATLRAGMEAARGNGLREAFVTMWGDDGMEGDAFSALPAIQYFAELGYGNPAEADQNLPVHFNGSSDADADVWIAAGELDLVPGENPAAFYHANPAKWLLWHDPLLGFLDRHVRPSFPEHFERIAARCAEWSDAGSGNALLDYPGQVAAVLALKCRLHLALRPAYRAGDHPLLRRLLQNDLPALRREVVALRQLHEARWHAIYRPFGWEVLERRYAGLLSRLETLGRRLRSHLADPACRIEELECESVPVWPAGALFRTTLTHHQAATPSRIF; translated from the coding sequence ATGCAATCCTCCTTACTCACCTCCCTGTCTCCCGAGTCGCCTGCGGCCCGCCTGCTCTCCAGCGCCTTTCTGGCGGATCCCGCACTTCAGGGCGGCCTTGATGAAATAGCGCAAGACCACGCGCACCGCTTTTCCGCGGACGGCGACGGAGTGACCGTTCGCTTCGTCCTCAATCCTCATCGGGGGAGCCATATCTCGATCAGGCAGGAAGACCCCGACCAGGATATTCACGTCAGCTGCGGTTATCCCGTGGAGGCGTTTCGTGCCCTCGGGATCATCATCGGCCGGCTTGAAGCCGGCGAAACGGTGTCCCGCGAAGAGACCTGCGCCTTCGATATGCTGGGCGTGATGCTCGATGTATCCCGGAACGGCGTCCTCCGTCCGGAGTCGGTGCGGAAATTCATCCGGCATCTGGCGCTCATGGGTATCCGGCAGCTCATGCTTTACACCGAGGACACCTATGAAATCCCCGGCGAGCCGCTCTTCGGGTATTTCCGCGGCCGCTACACCCGGGACGAACTGCGCGCCATCGACGACTACGCCTTCCTGTTCGGGATCGAGGTCATCCCCTGCATCCAGGCGCTGGGCCATCTGGAGCAGGTCCTCCAGTGGCCGGTCTACCGCGCGATGCAGGACACGGCCGGAGTCCTGCTGGTGGGCGACGCGACCACCGACGCCTTTGTCGAGAAAATGATCGCCGCCGCCGCCGCGCCCTTCCGCTCCCGCCGCATCCATCTCGGCATGGACGAGGCCCACGGCATCGGCTCCGGAAACTACCGCGTCCGCAATGGCCTGCGCTCCCCCTTCGAGATTCTGACCGACCACCTGCGCCGCACCGGCGAAACCTGCCGCCGCCTCGGCCTGCGCCCGATGATCTGGAGCGACATGTTTTTCCGCCTCGGGTCCAGGACCAACGACTACTACGATCGCGACTCCGTCATCGCGCCGGAGACGATTGCCCGGGTGCCGGCGGACGTGGATCTCGTTTACTGGGATTATTATCACACCGACCCCGCGTTTTACGGCGAGTGGATCGCCCGTCACCGCGCCATGGGCAAGGAGCCCGTCTTCGCCGGCGGCATCTGGACCTGGAACCGCCCCTGGCCCCAGCTTCCGCACTCCCTGGCGACCCTCCGGGCCGGCATGGAGGCGGCGCGCGGCAACGGTCTCCGCGAGGCCTTCGTCACCATGTGGGGCGACGACGGCATGGAGGGCGACGCTTTCTCCGCCCTGCCCGCCATCCAGTACTTCGCCGAGCTCGGCTACGGCAATCCCGCCGAGGCCGATCAAAATCTCCCGGTTCATTTCAACGGCAGCAGCGACGCCGACGCCGACGTCTGGATCGCCGCCGGCGAGCTCGATCTCGTGCCCGGCGAAAATCCCGCCGCCTTCTATCACGCGAACCCCGCCAAATGGCTCCTCTGGCACGATCCGCTCCTCGGGTTTCTCGATCGCCATGTCCGCCCGTCTTTCCCGGAACACTTCGAGCGCATCGCCGCCCGTTGCGCGGAGTGGAGCGATGCCGGGTCCGGCAACGCCCTCCTGGATTATCCCGGCCAGGTCGCTGCCGTGCTCGCGCTCAAATGCCGCCTCCACCTCGCCCTGCGTCCGGCTTACCGGGCCGGCGACCACCCCCTGCTTCGCCGGCTGCTTCAGAACGACCTTCCCGCCCTGCGCCGCGAGGTCGTCGCCCTGCGCCAGCTCCACGAGGCCCGCTGGCATGCCATTTACCGCCCCTTCGGCTGGGAGGTCCTCGAGCGCCGCTACGCCGGCCTGCTTTCCCGACTGGAGACGCTCGGGCGCCGGCTCCGCTCCCACCTCGCCGACCCGGCCTGCCGCATCGAGGAGCTGGAGTGCGAAAGCGTGCCCGTCTGGCCGGCCGGCGCGCTCTTCAGGACCACCCTCACCCACCATCAGGCGGCCACGCCCAGTCGCATTTTCTGA
- a CDS encoding AraC family transcriptional regulator: MLPWITRISPQLNMLWRGRWRAGDIEPARVLYDHELVLVTEGSCVVRVGEREHTLEAGHFLIVPPGVLHVTMTGARGVYRWCVHFDWMPTVRRTLHPWYCFYPRKPAASRIVRAPDFVPASAFQGTREAGGAVPGLLETLFHRWQTGEALEQAACRGIFLELLTRLTWPQQSGGGKERAQGRRRREEDRVRQRAWSVRDLLDCDEMPPFGEVVEQRREGRRVVTKNEGSVQERLRSLGFSYPYLCRVFRRTFGVTPVEYRTARRLEYAKVLLRTRKFPVAEVARAAGFQDPGYFARKFRQQNGVAPSGYC; the protein is encoded by the coding sequence ATGCTTCCCTGGATCACACGGATTTCCCCGCAATTGAACATGCTTTGGCGCGGGCGCTGGCGGGCGGGGGACATCGAGCCCGCGCGTGTGCTTTACGATCACGAACTGGTGCTGGTGACGGAGGGTTCGTGTGTGGTGCGGGTGGGGGAGCGGGAGCACACGCTGGAGGCCGGCCACTTCCTCATCGTGCCGCCCGGAGTGCTGCATGTGACGATGACGGGCGCGCGCGGCGTGTACCGGTGGTGTGTGCATTTTGACTGGATGCCGACGGTGCGCAGGACGTTGCATCCGTGGTACTGTTTTTATCCGCGCAAGCCGGCGGCGTCACGGATTGTGAGGGCGCCGGATTTCGTGCCGGCGTCGGCATTTCAGGGAACCCGGGAGGCCGGAGGGGCGGTGCCGGGTTTGCTGGAGACGCTGTTTCACCGCTGGCAGACGGGGGAGGCGCTGGAGCAGGCGGCGTGCCGCGGGATTTTTCTGGAATTGCTCACCCGCCTGACCTGGCCGCAGCAGAGCGGGGGCGGAAAGGAACGGGCGCAAGGTCGCAGGCGCAGGGAGGAAGATCGCGTCCGGCAGCGGGCCTGGTCGGTCAGGGATTTGCTGGATTGCGACGAGATGCCGCCTTTTGGCGAGGTGGTGGAGCAGCGTCGGGAAGGGCGTCGCGTGGTCACAAAAAACGAGGGGAGTGTCCAGGAAAGGCTGAGGTCGCTGGGCTTCAGTTATCCGTACCTGTGCCGGGTGTTCCGGCGGACGTTTGGTGTGACGCCGGTGGAATACCGGACGGCACGGAGGCTGGAGTATGCCAAGGTGTTATTGCGGACGCGGAAGTTTCCGGTGGCCGAGGTGGCGAGAGCCGCGGGGTTTCAGGATCCGGGCTATTTTGCCCGGAAGTTCCGGCAACAGAATGGCGTAGCGCCGTCCGGGTATTGCTGA
- a CDS encoding succinate dehydrogenase, whose product MSVTLRVWRQAGPDKPGKFVEYKAANCDPNMSFLEMLDVVNNDLERQGEDPIAFAHDCREGICGTCSLVIDGKPHGPHKGIASCQTYMRSFADGAVVTVEPFRAHPFPVVKDLITDRSAFDKIQQAGGFISVRTGSGCDANALPIPKENADLAMDAAACIGCGACVAACKNASAMLFVSAKVSQFALLPQGQPERDARVLNMVAKMDELGFGNCTNQYECSAACPKLISHDFIARMNRDYIAASFRSAFRPRSDALASAG is encoded by the coding sequence ATTTCCGTCACGCTCCGCGTCTGGCGCCAGGCCGGCCCCGACAAGCCGGGCAAGTTCGTCGAATACAAGGCCGCGAACTGCGATCCCAACATGTCCTTCCTCGAAATGCTCGACGTCGTGAACAACGACCTCGAACGCCAGGGCGAGGACCCGATTGCCTTTGCGCACGACTGCCGTGAAGGCATCTGCGGCACCTGCTCGCTCGTCATCGACGGCAAGCCGCATGGCCCGCACAAGGGCATCGCCTCCTGCCAGACCTACATGCGCAGCTTTGCCGATGGCGCGGTCGTCACTGTGGAGCCCTTCCGCGCACACCCGTTCCCGGTCGTGAAGGACCTGATCACCGATCGTTCCGCGTTCGACAAGATCCAGCAGGCCGGCGGCTTCATCAGCGTGCGCACCGGTTCCGGTTGCGACGCCAACGCCCTCCCGATCCCGAAGGAAAACGCCGACCTCGCCATGGACGCCGCCGCGTGCATCGGTTGCGGCGCCTGCGTGGCGGCCTGCAAGAACGCTTCCGCGATGCTCTTCGTGTCGGCCAAGGTCTCGCAATTCGCCCTCCTCCCGCAAGGCCAGCCCGAGCGCGACGCCCGCGTGCTCAACATGGTGGCGAAGATGGACGAACTCGGTTTCGGCAACTGCACCAACCAGTACGAGTGCTCGGCTGCCTGCCCGAAGCTGATCAGCCACGATTTCATCGCCCGGATGAACCGCGACTACATTGCAGCCAGCTTCCGCAGCGCCTTCCGACCCCGGAGCGATGCCCTCGCCTCGGCGGGCTGA
- a CDS encoding threonine dehydrogenase produces the protein MNSEAIIFVRPETVGLGQVPLPDPAPSDLLVETLASGVSVGTERWALLGKRNEIRFPNVPGYMAAGRVLETGSAAAARGYRNGDLVYYFASKLAGEFDGASWMSSHLSHAVVDVCNGVDFDRESLDVHRCEHIPAGADPRSVVLAGLGAVALRGIEMAGIPAGAKVLVAGLGIIGQFAAQICRLKGAEVAVTDRVASRLEVAADNGADQVIDTAAGPENLAVRSRQIAPSGYDIIIDTTSSVAVVNALFPLLRLRGKFVFQGWYPPPSPLDLNALHQRLPTCYSPCAHSGPAVKSVMQWIADGHIRTDNLITHAARPDQAPEIYKMIAAGSENFLGVRFDWS, from the coding sequence ATGAACTCCGAAGCGATTATTTTTGTTCGACCCGAAACCGTGGGGCTCGGCCAGGTTCCCCTGCCCGATCCCGCCCCGTCCGATCTCCTTGTGGAAACGCTCGCCAGCGGTGTTTCCGTAGGCACCGAACGCTGGGCCCTGCTCGGCAAGCGCAACGAAATCCGTTTCCCCAACGTGCCCGGCTACATGGCGGCGGGCCGCGTTCTCGAAACCGGTTCCGCCGCCGCCGCGCGCGGCTACAGGAACGGAGACCTCGTCTACTATTTCGCCAGCAAGCTGGCGGGCGAATTCGACGGCGCGAGCTGGATGTCCAGCCACCTCTCGCACGCCGTCGTCGATGTGTGCAACGGCGTGGACTTCGACCGCGAATCCCTCGATGTCCACCGCTGCGAACACATCCCCGCCGGGGCCGATCCGCGCTCCGTCGTTCTTGCCGGCCTCGGAGCGGTTGCCCTGCGCGGCATCGAGATGGCGGGCATCCCCGCCGGCGCCAAGGTCCTCGTCGCCGGCCTCGGCATCATCGGCCAGTTCGCCGCGCAAATCTGCCGCCTCAAGGGCGCCGAGGTGGCCGTGACCGACCGCGTGGCCTCGCGCCTCGAGGTCGCCGCCGACAACGGGGCGGATCAGGTCATCGACACCGCGGCCGGGCCGGAAAACCTCGCCGTCCGCTCGCGCCAGATCGCCCCTTCCGGCTACGATATCATCATCGACACCACGAGCTCCGTTGCCGTCGTCAACGCGCTGTTCCCGCTGCTGCGCCTGCGCGGCAAGTTTGTGTTTCAGGGCTGGTATCCGCCTCCCAGCCCGCTCGACCTCAACGCGCTCCATCAGCGTCTCCCCACGTGCTACTCGCCCTGCGCGCACTCGGGCCCGGCGGTAAAGTCCGTCATGCAATGGATCGCCGACGGGCATATCAGGACGGACAACCTCATCACCCACGCCGCCCGTCCCGACCAGGCTCCCGAAATCTACAAAATGATCGCCGCCGGATCGGAAAACTTCCTCGGCGTGCGCTTCGACTGGAGCTGA
- a CDS encoding glycoside hydrolase family 18, with protein MKIIPRLASLSCLLPVALLAAVYALRADEAPTTTPPASGTSVSPPRRMEISCYFPSWASTAGRVPYDRLDQIYYAFLRPTPAGGFEPLRNPALLKDLVRRAHAAGVKVSIAVGGALDHVAPAFATIAADPGLRATFIRNLLAFAEDYDLDGIDIDWEYPVAGVSDRHCGLLMQELSAVLRPRGKLLSMAVPGDSRKPDYPATVFPVIDCLNVMVYDRGRPHHATFDYARASIQYWTGRGCPAGKIMLGVPFYSRSATAGPLAYRELRRLGADADADVFTTSDKHVHGYNGRATLRAKVALAREHAVRGIMIWEIQQDTLGEDSLLRALREAIDTPSAPEPATAGPGTDAAAKPAS; from the coding sequence ATGAAAATCATCCCCCGCCTGGCCTCGCTGTCCTGCCTCCTCCCTGTCGCCCTTCTCGCGGCGGTTTACGCCCTCCGTGCCGACGAGGCCCCCACCACCACGCCGCCCGCGTCCGGAACCTCCGTCTCCCCGCCGCGGCGCATGGAAATCTCCTGCTACTTCCCGAGCTGGGCCAGCACCGCCGGGCGCGTTCCCTACGACCGGCTCGACCAGATCTACTACGCCTTCCTGCGTCCCACGCCCGCCGGCGGTTTCGAGCCCCTCCGCAACCCTGCCTTGCTGAAGGATCTCGTCCGCCGCGCCCATGCCGCCGGCGTCAAGGTCTCCATCGCCGTGGGCGGCGCGCTCGACCACGTCGCGCCCGCCTTCGCGACCATCGCCGCCGACCCCGGCCTTCGGGCCACCTTCATCCGAAACCTCCTCGCCTTCGCGGAGGACTACGACCTCGACGGCATCGACATCGACTGGGAATACCCCGTCGCCGGCGTCTCCGACCGGCACTGCGGCCTCCTCATGCAGGAGCTTTCCGCCGTCCTCCGCCCGCGCGGCAAGCTCCTCAGCATGGCCGTCCCCGGCGACAGCAGGAAGCCCGACTACCCCGCCACCGTCTTCCCCGTGATCGACTGCCTCAACGTCATGGTTTACGATCGCGGTCGTCCGCACCACGCCACCTTCGACTACGCGCGCGCCAGCATCCAGTATTGGACGGGGCGCGGCTGCCCCGCCGGCAAGATCATGCTCGGCGTCCCCTTCTACAGCCGCTCCGCCACCGCCGGGCCGCTCGCCTACCGCGAACTGCGCAGACTCGGGGCCGACGCCGACGCCGATGTTTTCACCACCAGCGACAAGCACGTCCACGGCTACAACGGCCGCGCCACCCTCCGCGCCAAGGTCGCCCTCGCCCGCGAACACGCCGTGCGCGGCATCATGATCTGGGAAATCCAGCAGGACACCCTCGGCGAGGACTCCCTCCTGCGCGCCCTCCGCGAGGCCATCGACACACCCTCCGCGCCGGAACCCGCCACCGCCGGGCCGGGGACCGATGCCGCCGCGAAACCGGCCTCCTGA
- a CDS encoding ROK family transcriptional regulator codes for MEFFEDAWPFTNLENTMFSQKIAAGKNRLRILGLIARRRGISQRQLVLTTGHQPSTISNIVRTLKEQGVVREGATIETERMGPKETELEVPPDCLWCAGVGLDGLGHRIILVNASGHTIAQEQLPPGLPSDTLPDFLAGRIHACAASAGLAPDRFGGVGVSVPGVVDTQSGMVLISRSLDLHDFPLGPLLRKALDRPVWIERNVACGAYAEYDIGVARQRDSFIYFFLRFAAGQRAQVGLSLVIGEKVFQGSNSAAGEVDSNLASVPYTTSLAALHATSADTDAFYDTLAKNLIGIVNLLDISCVVFSCNDEHLTLERFQRLGDTIASGLIPLARRRFEFLRSSMGAEGILLGAARLALHRSLAARLASIA; via the coding sequence ATGGAATTTTTCGAAGACGCCTGGCCGTTCACCAACCTGGAAAACACCATGTTCAGCCAAAAGATAGCCGCCGGGAAAAACCGGCTGCGCATCCTTGGCCTGATCGCGCGCCGCCGGGGCATTTCGCAACGTCAGCTCGTGCTCACGACCGGGCACCAACCCTCCACCATTTCCAATATCGTCCGGACCCTGAAAGAGCAGGGCGTGGTGCGGGAGGGCGCGACCATCGAGACCGAGCGCATGGGCCCCAAGGAAACCGAGCTCGAGGTGCCGCCCGATTGTCTCTGGTGCGCCGGCGTCGGCCTGGACGGGCTCGGCCATCGCATCATCCTGGTCAACGCCAGCGGCCACACGATCGCCCAGGAACAGCTTCCGCCCGGCCTTCCGTCCGACACGCTTCCGGACTTCCTGGCCGGGCGCATCCACGCCTGTGCCGCGTCCGCCGGGCTCGCCCCCGACCGCTTCGGAGGCGTGGGCGTCAGCGTGCCCGGCGTGGTGGACACCCAGAGCGGCATGGTGCTTATCTCGCGCTCGCTGGACCTCCACGACTTCCCCCTCGGCCCCCTGCTCCGGAAAGCCCTGGACCGCCCGGTCTGGATCGAGCGCAACGTCGCCTGCGGAGCCTACGCGGAGTATGACATCGGCGTCGCCCGGCAGCGCGATTCGTTCATCTACTTTTTCCTCCGCTTCGCCGCCGGCCAGCGCGCCCAGGTCGGCCTCTCTCTCGTCATCGGGGAAAAGGTGTTCCAGGGCAGCAATTCCGCCGCCGGCGAGGTGGACAGCAACCTGGCCTCCGTCCCCTACACCACGTCCCTCGCCGCCTTGCACGCCACCTCGGCGGACACCGACGCGTTTTACGACACCCTGGCGAAAAACCTGATCGGCATCGTCAACCTCCTCGACATCAGTTGCGTCGTTTTCAGCTGCAACGACGAGCATCTCACGCTGGAACGCTTCCAGCGCCTTGGCGACACCATCGCCTCCGGCCTGATTCCGCTGGCCCGGCGCCGCTTCGAATTTCTCCGTTCCAGCATGGGCGCCGAGGGCATCCTCCTGGGCGCCGCGCGCCTCGCCCTTCACCGCAGTCTCGCCGCGCGCCTCGCCTCGATCGCCTGA
- a CDS encoding aminoglycoside 2'-N-acetyltransferase yields MLPPPPIDYIADSAVDAALDLALRELLSACFTKPQDHVFKTRRYFNEPPAHRWLIRDATGTPVAHLAAHEKQLFTDDGRTLRIGGIAEVCVRPDHQGRGYVKPLIAAAHRRMGAGGFAFSVLSGNERYYASSGYRPVNNLLRDGVGPAGEAVRIRAEGFLAAPLSDTVWPHGDVYIPGPSF; encoded by the coding sequence ATGCTCCCCCCTCCCCCGATCGATTACATCGCGGACTCCGCGGTCGATGCAGCGCTCGACCTCGCGTTGCGCGAGCTTCTCTCCGCCTGCTTCACCAAGCCGCAGGATCACGTTTTCAAAACGCGGCGCTATTTCAACGAGCCGCCGGCGCATCGCTGGCTGATCCGCGACGCGACGGGCACGCCTGTCGCGCATCTCGCGGCGCATGAAAAGCAGCTTTTCACCGACGACGGCCGCACGCTTCGGATCGGCGGCATCGCCGAGGTTTGCGTGCGCCCCGATCATCAGGGTCGCGGCTATGTCAAACCGCTGATCGCCGCCGCGCACCGCCGGATGGGCGCCGGGGGCTTCGCGTTTTCCGTGCTTTCCGGCAACGAGCGCTACTACGCCTCGAGCGGCTACCGGCCGGTGAACAATTTGCTGCGGGACGGAGTCGGCCCCGCGGGCGAAGCGGTTCGCATCCGGGCGGAAGGCTTCCTGGCCGCACCGCTCTCCGACACCGTCTGGCCGCACGGGGACGTTTATATTCCAGGCCCCTCGTTTTGA
- a CDS encoding sodium:melibiose symporter encodes MSTVTTLSKPADPLPIIAGPAATDVAPEDRVPPGPKLAYASGQFASGLMMNTNNNFVLPVFVVSLGVSPALISFLDMVYRLWDAITDMLVGWLSDNTRTRWGRRRPYIFAGALLSGLWMPVLWLFDASWSMQTIILWMIGAQLLMYLVTTFWNIPYQCLLLEITPSSVERTNVAAARTYFSKCVWLLLSWIWFFAQLPVFRGPDGKIDQLRGALGLSLVAGVLVAALGVLPALFCRERYYHQVSTREKVPLLKNIRLTFRNRPFLQLSLLTLLFMLGTLSVESIAFFTRLYYVCGGDTVLAARLTGLTGTCSFVTGLVAVPVFQWIARRHGKRTALLLIMGIFFASSLATLVTYRPDLPYLSLVNGMLGAMAMTAIWMLLPSMAGDVVDHDELQTGERREGAFAAIFSWISKLAYSLALAVAGVLVAAIGFDAKSATGQSPEVMHSLRLLLAFVPTLFIGGALWVASCYRLDTGRINEIRAELEARRGKL; translated from the coding sequence ATGTCCACCGTCACCACCCTCAGCAAGCCCGCGGACCCTCTCCCGATCATCGCCGGGCCTGCCGCCACCGACGTCGCGCCCGAGGATCGCGTGCCGCCCGGCCCCAAGCTCGCCTATGCCTCGGGCCAGTTCGCCTCCGGCCTGATGATGAACACGAACAACAACTTCGTGCTGCCCGTGTTCGTCGTTTCTCTCGGCGTCTCCCCCGCCCTGATCAGCTTTCTGGACATGGTTTACCGGCTCTGGGACGCCATCACCGACATGCTCGTCGGCTGGCTGTCCGACAACACCCGCACGCGCTGGGGCCGTCGGCGTCCCTACATTTTCGCAGGCGCGCTTCTCAGCGGCTTGTGGATGCCTGTTCTCTGGCTCTTCGACGCCTCGTGGAGCATGCAGACCATCATCCTCTGGATGATCGGCGCGCAGCTCCTGATGTACCTCGTCACCACCTTCTGGAACATCCCCTACCAGTGCCTGCTGCTGGAGATCACCCCCAGCAGCGTCGAGCGGACCAACGTCGCCGCCGCGCGCACCTATTTCAGCAAGTGCGTCTGGCTCCTGCTGAGCTGGATCTGGTTCTTCGCCCAGCTCCCCGTTTTTCGCGGCCCGGACGGAAAAATCGACCAGTTGCGGGGCGCGCTCGGCCTCAGCCTCGTCGCCGGCGTGCTCGTGGCCGCCCTCGGCGTCCTGCCCGCGCTCTTCTGCCGCGAACGCTACTACCATCAGGTCAGCACCCGGGAAAAGGTGCCGCTGCTCAAAAATATCCGGCTCACTTTCCGCAACCGCCCCTTTCTCCAGCTCTCCCTGCTCACCCTGCTTTTCATGCTCGGCACCCTGTCGGTGGAGAGCATCGCCTTCTTCACCCGCCTCTACTACGTCTGCGGCGGCGACACCGTGCTCGCGGCCAGGCTCACCGGCCTCACCGGCACCTGCTCCTTCGTCACCGGACTCGTCGCCGTGCCCGTCTTCCAGTGGATCGCACGCCGGCACGGCAAACGCACCGCGCTCCTCCTCATCATGGGGATTTTTTTCGCCTCCAGCCTCGCCACGCTCGTCACCTACCGGCCCGACCTGCCCTACCTCTCCCTCGTCAACGGCATGCTCGGCGCCATGGCCATGACCGCCATCTGGATGCTCCTCCCCTCCATGGCCGGCGACGTCGTGGACCACGACGAACTCCAGACCGGCGAACGCCGCGAGGGCGCCTTCGCCGCCATCTTCTCCTGGATCTCCAAGCTCGCCTACTCCCTCGCGCTCGCGGTGGCCGGCGTGCTCGTCGCTGCCATCGGCTTCGACGCCAAAAGCGCGACGGGGCAAAGCCCCGAGGTCATGCATTCACTCCGCCTGCTTCTCGCCTTCGTGCCCACCCTCTTCATCGGCGGCGCCCTCTGGGTGGCCTCCTGCTACCGGCTCGACACCGGGCGCATCAACGAAATCCGCGCCGAACTCGAGGCCCGCCGCGGCAAGCTCTGA